The Drosophila gunungcola strain Sukarami unplaced genomic scaffold, Dgunungcola_SK_2 000078F, whole genome shotgun sequence genome has a window encoding:
- the LOC128264788 gene encoding mpv17-like protein 2 yields the protein MQSLRSCPARGLILSSAIRGGQRSLRMSWPRKSVAPGAGAGGGLGAGAGTGGTTATGTIRFAALQKLREWHANAFSSRFLLFTNVGISLSLSCVGDILEQHLEIYCGEIERFESTRTAHMAISGVTVGVICHYWYKMLDKRLPGRSMRVVAKKIVLDQLICSPIYITVFFVTLGLLERKDKHEVWEEIKEKAWKLYAAEWTVWPVAQFVNFYWIPTHYRIFYDNIISLGYDVLTSKVKHKQSHSHLKKIP from the coding sequence ATGCAATCCCTGCGCAGCTGCCCGGCTCGTGGCCTAATCCTCTCCAGCGCCATCCGCGGCGGCCAACGCAGCCTGCGCATGAGTTGGCCACGGAAGAGCGTCGCGCCAGGTGCAGGTGCAGGAGGAGGATtaggagctggagctggaacTGGAGGCACCACCGCCACCGGCACCATCCGCTTTGCAGCGCTCCAAAAGCTACGAGAATGGCATGCCAACGCCTTTAGCAGCCGCTTCCTGCTCTTCACCAACGTGGGCATCTCGCTGTCCCTCAGCTGTGTGGGCGACATCCTCGAACAGCATCTGGAGATCTATTGCGGCGAAATCGAGCGCTTCGAGTCCACCCGCACCGCGCACATGGCCATCAGCGGGGTGACGGTGGGCGTGATCTGTCACTATTGGTACAAGATGCTCGACAAGCGTCTTCCCGGGCGCAGTATGCGCGTGGTGGCCAAGAAGATCGTGCTCGACCAGCTAATCTGCTCGCCCATCTACATCACCGTGTTCTTCGTCACACTGGGCCTGCTGGAGCGAAAGGACAAGCACGAAGTGTGGGAGGAGATCAAGGAGAAGGCCTGGAAGCTGTACGCCGCCGAATGGACCGTGTGGCCGGTGGCACAGTTCGTCAACTTCTACTGGATTCCCACCCATTACCGCATCTTCTACGACAACATCATCAGCCTGGGTTACGACGTGCTCACCTCGAAGGTCAAGCACAAGCAGTCGCACTCGCACCTCAAGAAGATTCCCTAA